The Solenopsis invicta isolate M01_SB chromosome 12, UNIL_Sinv_3.0, whole genome shotgun sequence DNA window tttttttagaaattttttaataattccacTACATATATCCTGTATATTTCTTATTGTGATACTATATTATATCACAATTGTACTTTACAAAAGTGttctttgtataattttatatatatacacacgcacgcacgcacgcacgcacgcacgcacgcacgcacgcacgcacgcacgcacgcacgcacgcacgcacgcacgcacgcacgcacgcacgcacgcacgcacgcacgcacgcacgcacacgcacgcacgcacgcacgcacgcacgcacgcacgcacgcacgcacgcacgcacgcacgcacgcacgcacgcacgcacgcacgcacgcacgcacgcacgcacgcacgcacgcacgcacgcacgcacgcacgcacacgcacgcacgcacgcacgcacgcacgcacgcacgcacgcacgcacgcacgcacgcacgcacgcacgcacgcacgcacgcacgcacgcacgcacgcacgcacgcacgcacgcacgcacgcacgcacgcacgcacgcacgcacgcacgcacgcacgcacacgcacgcacgcacgcacgcacgcacgcacgcacgcacgcacgtacgcacgcacgcacgcacgcacgcacgcacgcacgcacgcacgcacgcacgcacgcacgcacgcacgcacgcacgcacgcacgctcacATTTTATaccatatttcatattttatatcttatatttattcatattatttaatatgaaatatgacAGTTTGCAATTGAACATTTTGCCTCAATTGGCACATGTGcagagagaagaaaagtccCTCAGCAGAACAGAGATGTATCTTTTGTCTCTCAGATGTTGCTCACATTCTTCACCCATTGTCAGAGTAAGCTATTCCCCTTCCATTATTATAAGTTCTATGTATGAAACGCGCAAGGTGACCGGAAAATTCGATTGACTTCAacatatacaaatttaatatgcaTACATCATATACAAtgcataaattatattgtattttattaaacactGAGATATGCtagtataaaacaattaatctttataagataattttctattttcagttaaaatcacatttttatattactacTTCTCTAGaagatttaagtaaaaaaactgtatctaaaaagtaatttaaattttattaccttAATATCATACACTACAAttctttttacttattaattttttgatttttcttatatatatttttgaaaatttttatttttttaatattattgtatacaaACCTCGGTATATGAACATTCCTATTAGCTTTCACCTGCCTTTGTAAAGTTGTATGTGATGGTAGACTTTTCTGCTGAGTTTTCTCTTTCGAATAAGTctagaaaaaaagatacaaattaaatttaaaaaaaatcttgtttgaagaaatcgatcaaaaatctgtatataagaatatattgcCTCCAACAcgacatcaaaataaaaaagagcgcaataaattctttcttttaaaatgtatattctgCGAGTTTGTTCTAACTTGTTAGAATCGATCAAGGACATGTCGACATTCTGTTACAAGACATAGAAGAAGATTGAAGAATGTAAAATAGTAATCACTACATTGCCACACCTTTGCAACATTGATTACATCACGATCATTATGACTTTCACTCTGTTTGTAACACGATAATATTAGTAGCCGAAGTAGTAATGAGTTCAAAATTAAGTcggtttaaatttataacaaaaattttaaattttcattattaaatttttcattaaatattatttataacagatttactgaaaaacttaaaaatttcgaatatttaacaaattatctTTTTCCTGTATAATAACTTACATTGACATTTTAAAGATGTTCTATCTCTATAACACCAGCTAaaagatatcaaaatttaacccttaaacacaccgatcctgtaaaatacgaaaacacatttttgagtctgggagactttttcaactttgagaagttataactttgattacaatcaatatttttctacaattttttttctcaaaagttcaaaatctcaggagtgtgactatacaatcggcattgccaaaaaataatttattgtgaagttataaaagaaaaaccattaagcaaaaatgagaaattggtcaaaaatccacttttccttcaaaaaatcatatcttcgcaacaaaaaacgttttaaatacggcgttttaaagctaaagaatcacactttcaaaatataaaaagtcattcctttcaaaaagtataattatgtaacatgaagaatatgaggtatttttgggcatctaaaactccactttaaaaaaaaatcatatctttgcaacaaaaaactttgaagaactttacaatacggcgttttaaagctaaagatacatactttcaaaaaaaaattatatcattgtcatttctattaaaaaatgtatttatgtaacaaggcgaatatgaggtatttttgattaaatcatgtttaaaattaaaaattgatgtgtttcatgatatatttcggaaaaacttccttttctacagcattttatagtattccaacttagacagagtatatgcgaataacatccgcaaaccgacctgttcgaacgtattttgtccagcttttttatgtaaaatactcacaaaaaaagtttcacttacacactatatgggtcgcattgaccctaacaaaacttatcgttcaaattctagttgagcaaaaaagttgatcaaccatatcaatcaaaaaaggagatttcaaactttttttacgtcttggttcaaacttcctatctcattccgtcttcacatagcaagcgttcaaaacttcatgtggggtctctcagacccacttacgtgtttaagggttaaaaactGCAGGTTTCTCatacttattctttttttttttgtaatcaatgaaaaaaaatttgggtCGCAAATATCCAAATTTTATCCCAGAATTCTCAGAAATCaattgcaaaaaagaaaaaattgaaaaatttggcCAAAAATAGCTAATGCagagaaaataattctattttattgtagttttagataaattgtaaacaaatggatctaaataaactttagcgtgaataataattataattttattagtatatgtaaaaaatttgatttaatttgtgatGCTTTCTTACAATGATTGAAACCGGTTTTTGCGCAAACATGACGAAGATAGTCATTAAATAGCAATGTATGTAGGTAGAGATTTATGGACCTCTGTTGATGCGataatcttacaattagtggGATCATCCAAGAAAAACAGATTAGTATACAGGTTAGCGTATAAGGTaagtatacatttaatatttaaagtgcaTGACGGACTCCATTGATAAAAgagttattaaaaaacaaaattagatttatttaaaaattcacagtTAAAAGACAGTTATTGAAAGATAATTACTCATAACGATCCTCAACTAATCtgaccaaaaaaatttttgtcaaaatccTACAAGAGAAAAGATATAGGGAAAAGAGAGGTGGTAAAAcgatgaattgttaatttttccaagttaacaaataacaaacaacaaagtggatttttgatcaatttctcatttttgcttaatggtttttcttttataacttcacaataaattattttttggcaatgccgattaatTTATTAGACTTTAAATGGTAAAATAATCTGTGgtagtttgatttcaatctgtccataagaataaataatataagaaaaaaaatgtattttggaaGTACctgtatgtaatttttttagtgTTTGTTCATAaggaataacataattataataaatatttttcttttttttataaaatcaatattatatagctaaaatcatatacaataacgtattcatattttttaatttttgtattgcaatatttcaaatttcataaacaaataaacacTATGAGTAAGATGGCGAAAGTTGTGCATAGGCAAAGTAATGCATTAGTTCTTTTGGTCTTAATAGCATTCTGATTACATATAAcgcaattttaatcgcaatatatatcataatgtataacacaattttaataatattatttttgcagattgcataaatatttttcatttcatttacgtttttctttaactacgttataatatcaaaataatttaagatattcTCTTCTattcataaaagtatatttttaactttatttttcacCTTACTCggtaataaaagttattatcttACCCGCGTATGGAGGCAAGATGACAAAATtaatgacataaaaaaatttttaattaaaaacaattttaatttatttaataacttctcATTTTTACTGATGATAAACAAagttttagtaaattaaaaaaaatagattgttatttttacattatcacagaaattaacaaaaatcgaTAAACTTTAAAATCGTCTTCTCACCTCCTTCTCGTCACTACTTTTGTCTCTTTCTTTAACCTAGCTTAAAAGAGAACGAAAAGTATATACTCTTTCTCACAGAATTTTGACAAAATCCTTTATGCCATTAATAAGTTCCggactctcaaaatttaaatacagtTAATGAgtggaaaataggctaatgagaatTAGCGCGGGTCAAAGAGCGCAATCACAAATATcgatattgaattatttattcaattcaaaattacaaaacgaacgtttcgactcgctttggaATCAACTtcaatacaacaaaaaatagtacaagCAATAGAAATAGAAGCCATCATCAATCATCGAAAACTGGAAGCATCCACGTCGCCAACAATTTGACAAATCCGTGATGGCATTTTTAACCGTGAAAATATCGCAAGAAATGACGCTTAACTGTATAActgtcatataattattttgaatctcaAAAAATTGTTCTAATTGAGACTATATTTTCTCGTCGTCGTGTCGCAAGAAGTGACACTTCACTATATAAATtgtcaaatgattattttagatgtcgaaaaattattttgttgtaacTGTATGTACTCGTGGATTCCCATTCGAGCTGATAACGACTAATGAAGCTTGAAATAAGTTTCGTctgtagaaattaatttctcttaacAAAGTAAGCACTCAAACGTTACTCGTTTCACACCAACACGTGCTCACGGTTTCGAATCCGAATTCATACTAACTGTCCAGAACACTATATCTTACTTGAACGTTACATAAAAGGTCAGGCGGTTGAAAATAAACGGGAAATTTAAATGCATAAGtaccaaaaatatatagaataaattaacGGTGAGtggaatattacaaaaaaaatagttaacCTTGTATCATTTTGACGGATTAAATCGATTATAATTTACTCAATAACGAGAGATACGTATGATGCAAATATTCGGTGTCCGTTTGTAAGTTTAGACTTTTATCTTGTAAATGAATATGTAGCATTTCGGAAATCAGACAGTAATACTTATAAACAAGAAATATCGCGGATGCTTGAAGATCAGGACACTTACGTACATTAAGAAAGACCCGACCAACACTTTAATAAAGAACGTGCCGAATTTGCTATCAAGGTGGAAAAAACGCAGTTATATCACAGAGccaaatataaaaaagtgtaCTGTAGAGGACAACTTCCCAAAGGCGTATGGTCTTCTTAAAGTTCACAAACCGAGAGTTCCTTTCAGGTTAATTATTTCATCAATTGATAGCCTCCTTTACGGTCTTTTGcataaacttgtttcaaaaaacatttcTGAAGCTCCAAGTAAAGTGGACAATAGTTTTCAACTAGTTCAAAAACTGAGGGGTGAATGCTTGGATCAAAATTGCATTCTCATTTCTTTGAATGTTGTATTTTTGTTTACCAACATCCCAACAGAGTTAGCATTAGAAAGCAACTTTAACAGGTGGGAACACCTTATGAATGCTTGCAGCATTCCAAAAGAGAAATTATTGTAGGCTGTCAGGCTTATTATGGACTCcacatattttagttttaataacagcttctataaataaaaatttggcaCATCCATAGGTTCTCCACTTTTACCTATAATCGCTGACTTCGTCATGCAAGATTTGAAGGCTAAGGCTCTTGAAAAAATCGGAATTCGTTTGCCATTTTACTTCAGATATGTGGATGATATAGtttcaaataatttagttgACCTCACATTAACGACATTTAACTCATTCCACCCAAGAATGCAGTTTACGTTGGAGAAAGGGGACAAGAGGATAGATTTTTTGGACATCACTATCATTAAAGACAACAATAAGTTGTTTGATTGGTTTCACAAACCCACTTATTCAGACCGATACTTAAATTTTCTCTTGGCTCACCCTTTATCACAAAAAAGAGGGACTGTCACGGGAATGGTTGACAGGGCATTTTTATTATCTGACgccaaatttcatcaaaaaaatattgagcTTATTCTTAAAACCTTGTTAATTAATGACTACCCTGctgaatttattttcgaaacAATCAATAACCATCTAAAATCCCTTATTCATAAAAACACACTAAAACAAATAGTCAATGATATCGACATTAACACTACAAGTGAAAGAGCGCAGTGGTTTTTGTTGCCATATAttcttacaatttaaaataaatttaagactattacaaataatttaaatgtaaattggcATTTTTTAGTCTCAATAAATTAAGCAGGGTTATCAAAGTACAGAAAGATGTTCTCCcgattaatttaaagaaaaatgtcgtGTATAAAATTGCATGTAAAAACTGGGAGGCGTCATATGTAAGCCAAACCAGCAGAAAATTGGAAACAAGAATTAATGAGCATCGCAACCACATTAATTGGAACATACACAGTCACTCTATCATTACACAACACAGACTTATTTGTAATCACGAATTTGATTGAGAGAACATCTGAGATAATGAGCGCTATTTGGGCAGACGGTTGATTTCCAAAATGCTACATattcatttacaaaataaaagtctCAACTTACAAACGGACACCGAATATTTGCATCATTGCGTATCTCTCGTTATTgagtaaattttaatcaatttaatccGTCAAAATGATACAAGGTTaactaattttttgtaatattccaCTCACCGtcaatttattctatatatttttggtaCTTATGCATTTGAAGTTGCCATTGTTTATTTTCAACTGCCTGACCTTCTACGTAACGTTCAGGTAAGATGTAATGTTTCGGACAGTTAGTATACATTCGAAACTATAAGCACATGTTGGTGTAAAACGAGTAACGTTTGAGTGCTTACTTCgtcaaaagaaattaatttctagaGACAAAACTTATCTCAAGCTTCATTAGTCGTCATCAGCTCGAATGGGGATCCACGAGTACATACAGTCGCAACTAAAAGAATTTTTCGACATCTAAAATAATCAGTTAACAATTATATAGTAAAGTGTCACTTCTTGCGACACGACAACGAAAAAATATAGTCTCAATTAGAACAATTTTTtgagattcaaaataattatacgacaGTTATACATTTAAGTGTCATACTTTCATGGTTAAAAATGCCACCACGGATTTGTCAAACGTTGGCAACTTAGATGCTTCCCGTTTTTGATGACTGATGACGGCTTCTATTTCTATTGcctgtactattttttgttgCGCTGACAGATGATTTTTTGTTGCGTTAATTCCAAAACAAGTCAAAAtgttcgttttgtaattttgaattgaataaataattcaatatcgatacttgtgattgcgctcTTTGACCCGCGCTCTCATAAGCCTATTTTCCactcattaattgtatttaaaatccTTATAACCAAATTCTTGTTAAAAATATCTAGTTATCCAGATAGCAGATCTTATATATGCTTCTAAAGCATTACTACTACATAATCCGACTTCATGACTGTGTTTTaagtccgacgaatatgcggcgcgcagtttgaatacattgaaattgtaaaaattaaaaattattattcaacattaagAATTGTTAACTGACGTAAGCCTTCTGACCTTATGttcgaaaaagaattctttttcaatagttaaaaaaagatttcataaaaatataatcttttgaCTTCTTTTGACGAGATTTGACCCTTATTCACACCGATctcgtaaaatacgtaaacatttTCCGGTCTGggatactttttataatttaattgttataatttatttttaaatattttgagctTAAaaggatttattatttttgttacattatatttagattatatttagacatctagtAGCGCCAagtttttatacttaaaaaattttttttatttcaataaaattttatatttgttttctctttGATTCTtagagattaaatgttatatattccattaaaacttttataaattaaatacatcaaCTTGGGTCAgaacagaaagatttttcactaaaaatacacagatagtaccacttaaattttatttaagaagaaattaaagatattaccacttgggttttatttaaaaaatgaagacttgcattttatttgttaaaagtagtacagcagttatttcaaagagcaatatattctttttataatcggcgcaatttaaagatttcatacatttttttgaaaaaatacatttacaaagaGAATACTCTAACTGCCAACCGAGTTTTTTAATGAGCTTTGGTGTGGTGGtagattagaaaaatataagattacgcCTCCAATATTAGCCGTAGATACGCAGCCGTTTTCGAGAATGTGAGGATTGAAATTAGGCGAGCACGTTATCTACCTTAAATTTAAAGGTTCAATTGTAGCATTTCGTTAGCCGCGCAACGAACGCACTAGACTCACAGTCCAAAGATCATGCGTTCAAGCCTCGgcactgttcttttttttttatttaaaaattactttttattctaaatgtcaattattttacttattaataattaattattaacattgtttataacctaaaataaaaaagcaataattaaattcgtttaaaaatatattaaaaatttaggaaactatttggaaaaataattcatgtttacaaataaaatttcaaacattttatattgtgaccttgattataatattgtaaaatcatatattatattatattgttttacaattagtaAATTACTACAAACATTATGCTcgcaataacacaatttattatatttcttattttttattacaagtacTTGGATGGTATTCatcataaaaacaattaaagcaTAAGAATATGCGGCAATGAGAGCATTGAATAAATGCTGATTCAAAATCtcttcaaaatcaaaatatgaattatttctctaaatagtttcctaaatttttaatatatttttaaacgaatttaattatttcttttattttaggtaataaacaatgttaataattaattattaataagtaaaataattgacgtttagaataaaaattaaaataaaaaaaaaggacagTGTCGAGGCTCGAACGCATGATCTTTGGATTGTGAGTCCAGTGCGTTCGTTGCGCGGCTAACGAAATGCTACAATTGAacctttaaatttaagttaGATAACGTGCTCGCCTAATTTCAATCCTCACTCTCGAAAACGGCTGCGTATCTACGGCTAATATTGGAGGcgtaatcttatattttcctaatcTACCACCACACCAAAGCTCATTAAAAAACTCGGTTGGCAGTTGGGGTATTCTTCTTGTTagattagattaaatttaagatatttatttttaaggtaATACCACATGGAttggaataggaagatttttcaatgataatacagagatagtactatttagattttgtataaaaattaaagagagtaccacatgagttaaaatagaaaaatttatcaatgGATACAAAGACCACTtggtttttgtagaaaaaaatatacataaaacgtGTAAAGTTGAAACGTGATATTAAAAGCCTTTTGTAAACATTAGTGTATAGATACTTTTTTCTAGTTTACACTGTACTCTGATAGTagcaattaaaactatttttttacagTCTGCTTAAATGTCACAATACAAAGCGACTAATGGTCAATGTTTGTTGCTTTATCATAACAAAAACTCAATTTCAGAAACAGCAAAAAATGTTACAAGTCTAAATTATAGCTCATTTATAGTAAGTTTTAATATAACTGCgttaataataaaaggaaaatgttgcaataaaaaaaaattctttaacaagaatttaaaaattaaaacaattaccTGAGCTTTATTTTGCACTTCATGACCACCCCTCCACGTATTAATAGCCGGTTGTCGTGGACCACGTTTATCTAACAGCAGCTCGCTCGGGCATTTCTCAAAAATGAGTACACGCTCTGCCACGGAACCTCTAGTGAGAAACGGTCTGATGGGATTGTTGCTTGTAGCTGTCGCCGCAGCTGTTCTTAAATGCTGCTTTTGTTGATTAGTCAATTCTGGATGAGGCACAGTTTGTTCTAGACGTGGTCGTGGAGAAGTAATTCTTGGTCCCCATTTAGATGTAACTGAATCTTTATCCGAATCCTTAGTATCTTTATCCTTTCGTATCTCCATTTCGAACTTTGTTCTCGCGTTGGAAACCAATTGTTCTGTAGTGGAATTGTACGAACTGTTGGAAGCTCGCTGTTCTTCAAGTCGCTGTTGAGTAGGTGGATTTTGTTGAGCAGCTTGATATCTGACTTTAGCATAGTCAATTGCTGACATAGCGGATAGATCATCCTTGCTAAGTGATTTCGCGTTATTGACTAACGCAATATGACCACTAGACACAGTAGCGCTGGCAACAACATTGCCAGTATTAATTTCACTTGACGTAGAATTAAAAGTCCCGGAGTTAGATATTATCGGACTATTGCCATGATAATTATGGCCTCCAATAATTTGTTTGACCGAttcaatctttgatttttcCTTAATAGTCGATTTTTGCCTGTTACACGAACAGGTCTCCATTGTCCCCTCTGGTTCTTCAGTGATTATAGCACCTGTTTTTAAAGCATTTATCAGTCTTTCTTCTTCTCGTGCGACTTCATCGAGGCACACACATCGCGAGTTCACGTTCGtcataatcgattttttttcattctgcgTTGGCAATGTTTTCGTAACATTTTCTTGCTGAAATGTTGCTGATGTGCAAAATACATCTGCAATTCTTTTAGAgtcgtttaatttatttttcaatggcCAAGTTGTCAAACCTGAATTGGTCGAGTGCGATGAGTTAATGTTTAACGAAGAATCAGTAGGCGATAATGCAATTAATGTACTATTGGGCCTCTTTTGCTGTGTCACTCTATTGGAAAGTGTCAAATCAACTGGGAAAGTGGTTTCAATAGTCTCCAGGAAGATTTCGCAATGATGAGAGCTGGGTGTCTTCGCAGGAACTTGAGGTTTTATTATTTGTGATGGTTTATTCAAAAACGATGAAGTAGGTGATAATAAAACACTCGTCAATTTCTTCGAATTATcggaaattatattattctttgtGACAGTTGTCTGCTGTTGCTGCatagaatttttctcaaatttctgTAAGGCAAATTGAATAGAATATGGTAATGGCTTAGATGGTGATCTTTGTTTGGAAGCAGCTATTCTAGCTTTGTCTTCTACTACAAAATTATTGACTAGTTTTTCAAGATTACCATTATCCAAATTCGGCGTTTGAGTTAATATATCTACGGTCGTTGAAGAAGAATTTTCGACTGACGGCAACGTTTTATCaccaattttatttccaattacAGCATTCCCGATAGCGGACGAATTGGATGGTGTCAATGCACTACCAAATTTGTCAACAGCAGTTGTATTGCTATGGCAAGTTAATATCTCCGTTGGTGCTAATCCACGGCTTTTCCATGTCTGATAAATCGCCTCTGCATGATCACTGATCTGTTTGGCAATCGCGGCGATATCTTCCTCTCCGGAAGCGGACGTATCCGCGGGAAATTTACGACGTAAATCATGCTTAGCTGTGGCAGCCATATCATAGAAACGCTGTTGTTGATGTGATTGCGGATGATAATTGAGTAGAAAATTCACCAATTTATTGCTCAACTTAATAGATTGATCCAACACCAATTCGACTAATTCGGGATTCTTTCGAACGTGCACGATGTCAATTGGAATTGCATAACTGAAATGGATTGTTCGACAGTTCACTCGATCACATATCGGATGTGATTCATTCACCAAGTAAGGGTTTAAATTTAAACAGTGTACTGCTTTACTTGGACGTGAATTGACAATCGCTGATGTAAAGAGATTGCGTCGTGTCGCGTAGACCTGGCAATCCCAGGACAACGACGACTGATAT harbors:
- the LOC105206198 gene encoding uncharacterized protein LOC105206198 isoform X1 codes for the protein MPGITISQQTSKTPLLLSADISYQSSLSWDCQVYATRRNLFTSAIVNSRPSKAVHCLNLNPYLVNESHPICDRVNCRTIHFSYAIPIDIVHVRKNPELVELVLDQSIKLSNKLVNFLLNYHPQSHQQQRFYDMAATAKHDLRRKFPADTSASGEEDIAAIAKQISDHAEAIYQTWKSRGLAPTEILTCHSNTTAVDKFGSALTPSNSSAIGNAVIGNKIGDKTLPSVENSSSTTVDILTQTPNLDNGNLEKLVNNFVVEDKARIAASKQRSPSKPLPYSIQFALQKFEKNSMQQQQTTVTKNNIISDNSKKLTSVLLSPTSSFLNKPSQIIKPQVPAKTPSSHHCEIFLETIETTFPVDLTLSNRVTQQKRPNSTLIALSPTDSSLNINSSHSTNSGLTTWPLKNKLNDSKRIADVFCTSATFQQENVTKTLPTQNEKKSIMTNVNSRCVCLDEVAREEERLINALKTGAIITEEPEGTMETCSCNRQKSTIKEKSKIESVKQIIGGHNYHGNSPIISNSGTFNSTSSEINTGNVVASATVSSGHIALVNNAKSLSKDDLSAMSAIDYAKVRYQAAQQNPPTQQRLEEQRASNSSYNSTTEQLVSNARTKFEMEIRKDKDTKDSDKDSVTSKWGPRITSPRPRLEQTVPHPELTNQQKQHLRTAAATATSNNPIRPFLTRGSVAERVLIFEKCPSELLLDKRGPRQPAINTWRGGHEVQNKAQTYSKEKTQQKSLPSHTTLQRQVKANRNVHIPRFYFPGGKPLPLSQLETNISKITAAFQSLPNCRASRAQFHIITKACDLPLYWKIPLFLAAAGEQKGFVEMNAFQEFWKRLTATHHDAASKFINIITRGLRNNILPEDLIPLVQDVVETHPGLTFLKEATEFHSRYVHTVIARIFYCVNRSWSGKISIAELRRSNLLAVIALLEHEEDINQVTAYFSYEHFYVIYCKFWELDRDHDLFIDKIDLTRHNDHALSTRMIERVFSGAVTRGGRAKTNNNAQQPEDKMSYTEFVWFLLSEEDKNHPTAIEYWFRCMDLDGDGYLSMYELEYFYEEQLRRMEAIGLETLPFEDCLCQMLDMIHPVISGKISLNDLKKCKMTSIFFDTFFNLEKYLDHEQRDPFASTRDHDADGHELSDWDRFAAEEYELLVAEESGNEQQEQMLHNIVSWKLSPSVDILIDNSVNVSKDANSLMNSLDIHVQQSEHHDSGDTDTDDYADSDN
- the LOC105206198 gene encoding uncharacterized protein LOC105206198 isoform X2 → MPGITISQQTSKTPLLLSADISYQSSLSWDCQVYATRRNLFTSAIVNSRPSKAVHCLNLNPYLVNESHPICDRVNCRTIHFSYAIPIDIVHVRKNPELVELVLDQSIKLSNKLVNFLLNYHPQSHQQQRFYDMAATAKHDLRRKFPADTSASGEEDIAAIAKQISDHAEAIYQTWKSRGLAPTEILTCHSNTTAVDKFGSALTPSNSSAIGNAVIGNKIGDKTLPSVENSSSTTVDILTQTPNLDNGNLEKLVNNFVVEDKARIAASKQRSPSKPLPYSIQFALQKFEKNSMQQQQTTVTKNNIISDNSKKLTSVLLSPTSSFLNKPSQIIKPQVPAKTPSSHHCEIFLETIETTFPVDLTLSNRVTQQKRPNSTLIALSPTDSSLNINSSHSTNSGLTTWPLKNKLNDSKRIADVFCTSATFQQENVTKTLPTQNEKKSIMTNVNSRCVCLDEVAREEERLINALKTGAIITEEPEGTMETCSCNRQKSTIKEKSKIESVKQIIGGHNYHGNSPIISNSGTFNSTSSEINTGNVVASATVSSGHIALVNNAKSLSKDDLSAMSAIDYAKVRYQAAQQNPPTQQRLEEQRASNSSYNSTTEQLVSNARTKFEMEIRKDKDTKDSDKDSVTSKWGPRITSPRPRLEQTVPHPELTNQQKQHLRTAAATATSNNPIRPFLTRGSVAERVLIFEKCPSELLLDKRGPRQPAINTWRGGHEVQNKAQTYSKEKTQQKSLPSHTTLQRQVKANRNVHIPRFYFPGGKPLPLSQLETNISKITAAFQSLPNCRASRAQFHIITKACDLPLYWKIPLFLAAAGEQKGFVEMNAFQEFWKRLTATHHDAASKFINIITRGLRNNILPEDLIPLVQDVVETHPGLTFLKEATEFHSRYVHTVIARIFYCVNRSWSGKISIAELRRSNLLAVIALLEHEEDINQVTAYFSYEHFYVIYCKFWELDRDHDLFIDKIDLTRHNDHALSTRMIERVFSGAVTRGGRAKTNNNAQQPEDKMSYTEFVWFLLSEEDKNHPTAIEYWFRCMDLDGDGYLSMYELEYFYEEQLRRMEAIGLETLPFEDCLCQMLDMIHPVISGKISLNDLKKCKMTSIFFDTFFNLEKYLDHEQRDPFASTRDHDADGHELSDWDRFAAEEYELLVAEESGNEQQEQILCDDEM